From one Kwoniella shandongensis chromosome 4, complete sequence genomic stretch:
- a CDS encoding thioredoxin, with protein MVKAIESYDEFKTLISGSEPVVVDYWATWCGPCKMISPHFAKLEAKFPGVKFAKVDIEEQEEIAKEAGIKVMPTFIAYKDGQPIETVSGAVPAKLNALLDKISA; from the exons ATGGTCAAGGCTATCGAATCTTACGACGAGTTCAAGACTCTT ATCTCCGGCTCCGAGcccgttgttgttgactacTGGGCCACCTGGTGTGGTCCTTGTAAGATGATCTCCCCCCACTTCGCTAAGCTCGAGGCCAAATTCCCCGGCGTCAAGTTCGCAAAGGTCGACAttgaggagcaggaggagatTGCCAAGGAGGCTGGTATCAAGGTCATGCCTACTTTCATTGCGTACAAGGATGGACAACCCATTGAGACTGTTTCCGGTGCCGTCCCCGCCAAGctcaac GCCTTGCTCGACAAGATCTCCGCTTAA